The following are encoded together in the Verrucomicrobiia bacterium genome:
- a CDS encoding GAF domain-containing protein: MLTLFLGAFLFAAAFAVLFFWYIKRKNLDYLTPTAQRELLWGTAVLSLSVAFLVFSAKTFDEETHWLIRFFSCLLAIGGLGLVLSGIGSFVKKSGAGETHLLKVERAITQLAEWGERFERAKNFRAFCDLVVQGFAEPGGRAFLFKVSPDGKFLDFLAASSISPLRKATADHIVLEKSWFYQPYRSAVPFYVNCDLEIYNDYHRLFEADERMAKAVFVPIIVQGGTVGILALFFPTAAPFLPEEKALFSHLSTFLGSAFQSLLASSYLARQEKRSLFNHEILALSGASSRPDKVLPELFRHASEALGADFLVFSLLEPKGLRVRRFTIGRSGQLLSDKIPFHPAEPNWLALPLGGHTICLRRSDFVPQTPEEKFLASLGANGYWFKAVELPHRWTTGLSLGFEKPPVWGEEEGRFFNNLCEGARILALRFQHTLLAEETERRLFSFVQSSRLLLNTTEKELLSRAGEVLTQELPVTFSRFWKLGPASLESASFSALRDISSDLQLEKEVPLSQLPWHRMALDEHKMVIVNEEDPEAVMTENEKSKSLARRVQAAVLIPMEVEGRALGMVSLGEMRSWKRWAFSPQDMAFARGISNQVALSLSGLSRKEAQKRSGERLKNIEAQIESSRGAKEALDLFPNLDYSINNPLTAILGAVDLLRLKSENLSPEAGRYLSIIEKQAGRIHQSVQKVSELKNTVRRLPVRAPYQLTEPEKV, from the coding sequence ATGTTAACGCTATTCTTGGGGGCGTTTTTGTTTGCCGCCGCCTTTGCGGTACTCTTTTTCTGGTACATCAAACGTAAAAATCTGGACTACCTGACTCCCACCGCCCAGCGGGAGCTTTTATGGGGGACGGCGGTTTTGTCCCTTTCGGTCGCCTTTCTGGTTTTTTCCGCGAAAACATTTGACGAGGAAACCCACTGGCTCATCCGCTTCTTCTCCTGCCTTTTGGCAATCGGCGGGTTGGGGCTGGTTCTGTCCGGCATCGGTAGCTTTGTCAAAAAATCCGGCGCGGGAGAAACCCATTTGCTTAAAGTGGAACGAGCCATCACCCAGCTTGCCGAATGGGGAGAGCGGTTCGAACGGGCCAAAAACTTCCGCGCCTTTTGCGATTTGGTTGTGCAGGGGTTCGCCGAACCGGGCGGCCGGGCCTTTCTTTTCAAAGTTTCGCCGGACGGAAAATTTCTGGACTTTCTGGCCGCCTCCAGCATAAGCCCGCTAAGAAAGGCCACCGCAGACCATATTGTTCTCGAAAAAAGCTGGTTTTACCAGCCCTACCGCTCCGCCGTCCCGTTTTATGTCAATTGCGATTTGGAAATCTACAACGACTACCACCGGCTTTTCGAAGCGGACGAGCGGATGGCCAAGGCGGTCTTTGTCCCCATAATCGTGCAGGGGGGAACGGTCGGCATTCTGGCCCTGTTTTTTCCGACCGCCGCGCCGTTTCTGCCGGAGGAAAAGGCGCTCTTTTCCCATCTTTCCACCTTTCTTGGTTCCGCCTTCCAATCGCTTTTGGCCTCCAGCTATCTGGCCCGGCAGGAAAAGCGCTCCCTCTTCAACCACGAAATTCTTGCGCTCTCCGGCGCTTCCTCCCGCCCGGACAAGGTTCTGCCGGAGCTTTTCCGCCACGCATCAGAAGCCCTGGGGGCCGACTTTCTGGTCTTTTCCCTTTTGGAGCCGAAGGGACTCCGGGTGCGGCGCTTCACCATCGGCCGTTCCGGTCAATTGCTCTCCGATAAAATCCCCTTCCATCCGGCCGAGCCGAACTGGCTGGCGCTTCCCTTGGGGGGGCACACCATCTGCCTGCGCCGCAGCGATTTTGTCCCGCAAACGCCGGAGGAAAAGTTTCTGGCCTCCCTGGGCGCGAACGGCTATTGGTTCAAGGCCGTCGAGCTGCCCCACCGCTGGACGACCGGCCTGTCTTTGGGGTTTGAAAAGCCGCCGGTTTGGGGAGAGGAAGAGGGGCGATTCTTCAACAATCTCTGCGAGGGGGCCCGCATTCTGGCCCTCCGCTTCCAGCACACGCTTTTAGCCGAGGAGACCGAGCGGCGGCTTTTCTCCTTCGTGCAAAGCTCCCGCCTGCTTTTGAACACGACGGAAAAGGAACTTTTATCCCGCGCCGGCGAGGTTTTGACCCAGGAGCTGCCGGTCACCTTCAGCCGCTTCTGGAAACTGGGGCCGGCCTCCCTCGAGTCCGCCAGCTTTTCCGCCCTGCGGGATATCTCGAGCGATTTGCAGTTGGAAAAGGAAGTTCCGCTCTCCCAGCTCCCCTGGCACCGGATGGCCTTGGATGAACACAAGATGGTGATCGTCAACGAGGAGGACCCGGAAGCGGTGATGACCGAGAATGAAAAATCAAAGTCCCTGGCCCGCCGGGTGCAGGCGGCGGTATTGATCCCGATGGAAGTGGAGGGTAGGGCGCTCGGGATGGTCTCCCTCGGAGAGATGCGCAGCTGGAAACGCTGGGCCTTCTCCCCGCAGGATATGGCGTTTGCCCGGGGCATTTCCAACCAGGTCGCCTTGAGCTTGTCCGGCCTTTCCCGCAAGGAAGCCCAAAAGCGCTCCGGCGAGCGGCTCAAAAACATCGAGGCGCAAATCGAAAGCTCCCGGGGGGCCAAAGAGGCGTTGGATTTGTTCCCCAATCTGGATTATTCCATCAACAACCCCCTCACCGCCATTCTGGGGGCGGTCGATCTCCTGCGCTTGAAATCGGAAAATCTTTCCCCCGAGGCGGGGCGGTATCTTTCCATCATCGAAAAGCAGGCCGGCCGCATCCACCAGTCGGTGCAAAAAGTATCGGAGCTGAAAAACACGGTGCGGCGCCTTCCCGTCCGCGCCCCTTATCAACTAACGGAACCGGAAAAGGTTTAG